The sequence below is a genomic window from Anopheles cruzii chromosome 3, idAnoCruzAS_RS32_06, whole genome shotgun sequence.
gtATGTGAATATGAGAATAGGACAAGGCCTTGAAGCCGTAACACAAAGATCTGCCCAGAAATTTACCGCCCTAAACTAACTTACCTTATTTACTTACCGCAACAACAAAATTAGTTAGAAAGTAGGGAGTCACAATTGTAAATTATGGTTTGGTCAAATTCTTGGGAAAACCGTTGCGaggaaacaaaaattcaaCGCTCATTTGACTGATGAACGCCAGATCAAGCACGATGATGGACCGATTTCATTTATTGCTCCTTTGGGATGTCTAGTAGCCGAGGTTTTCAGTTACACATGTAATAATAAATTaggtaataaataaattagctTCACCCGCGGCTAGTACTTGTAGTTCGCGATTGGTGCCCAGCCGTTGTACGCCAGTAGGTTGGCAGCCACGTCGCTCTTTGGCGAGCGGCGTTTCCGGTCGGCGTGCTGAATGTGGTCATCCGAATGCACCTCGAAGTGCTCGTCGTTGTGCCGTCCCTTGTGGTCACCCTGTTCGGTGAGCTTCTTCAGTCCCAGGATGGCCGACAGTAGCAGGGCGACCATCGACACGCCTAACGCCTTCAGTGCCAGAAGTCCGACGCCACCGAATCCGAGCGCCGCCAACAGCTTGCCCATCATCAGGCCCATCATCATGATCGCCCCGAGACCTCCCTTGTCCTTTTTACGAGCctctgcaaaaacaaaaccagggACTTGTCACCACGGAACGCGCGGATCATCACGGAATCACCAACCTGCTACATCGGCAATAACGTCCTGATCGAGCGATCCGAAGGCAGTTCGGATGGCATCCTGAATGTCGCTCCGCTTCAGCAGCTGACCGAAGTTGATCTTGATTTCGTGGCTCTGCAGGTACTTTCCGACCCGTCCGAAAACGGTTCGATCCTCCTCCGTCACCTCGTTGAGCGATCGCTCACGCTCTTCACCGTCGGACACATCCACGATTTCGACGCCCGGGAACAGCTTAACCACACTGACCTCTTCCAGCTTGACGGGCCGTGCGAGGCGCTTCAGCAGATGACGTGCCACTTTGGCGCCGTGACAGGACAACGAGCCTTCGCCAGTACCACAGTCCTTCTGATCTTTCGCCACTGACAGAGCCGAACCGATGGCCAGCACACACCCGAACGTGATCACAGCACCTAGGAGCACTTTCATGATGGATCAGTCTCACGGCAGTTTCGTTTGTTCACACGATCGGCGGACAATAAATCACAGTTCACGGACGAGTGCGGTGACGAACGAGCTGTCTCAGATCTGGTGCACGAACGGATCTTCTACCGGGAACGGCTGGGCACCAACTGACGTCTAACTGCAATTGCGCAAGCCGCTTTTATACAGGTAAATTATCCACTTCCCCGGTTCCCCGGTGATCCCGTGGCTCAAGAATGGTCCCGCGGCCATGATCGAAATTATTGCTTCTTTCTCCCTCgagcccccggtggccccaaGATCCCAAGGAGGcccaaaaccgaaaagcgGAACTGGAACGCCGTGCTGGGAGCCGGGAGCACACACCAGGCAGGCACCAAGGAGCGATAGAGCAATGCGATCGGTCATACGATCAACCGCAGAAATTGATTACTTACAGTTTCTAATGCCAATACTGCTTTCCAGTgctttgttttctctctctatctctctatcatttttcattcctcAAGTTATTCGGTACGAGTGCGTTTAGCTGCTCCGAAGAAAGCATATTCTGCCGCATAACGTTCCCGGGCCGATcaagtttgatgttttctgtAAATGTTCTTCAACCAAAGTGCCGTTGATGTCTATAGAGTTCTCCACATCACAGAGCAATGCGTTTGATAGAACAATATTTGTTGTATGAacgtttattgtttattttctagAACTCACATTGTAAGGATTGTTTAAACATATAATTTTTATAGCTAACTTCGTTTATACTTCTTACTGCTTCATAAAATACGTTGCTAAATATATTAAGAATAATTGCCATTTATAGGCACAATAAGGGGCCTTATTCACTAATAAATAAACGTTTTcataattttgtttaaattttatggATTTCGAAACGAACTTTACTTGGACGATTTCctaaatattgtttatttCGAAGGTAATAGAGCCACTGAACGCACCACGGTCGGGTGGTCGGGTGCATTTTcttccgaaaaagaaaatcaaccaacaccaccaatcGTTGCACCCGCGTTTTCCTCTGCATCGCTCCCTTTCCGGCAGCCACTGCACCCCGCCGCATGGGCGAGACCACCACAAAACCCTCACCGCTCCAGAGCTCCGAGTGACGGTATGTTCGTCGTTGGTGACACGGGAAAATCCGGTCAATAAATTAATGCTTCATTGGTTTGCCAGTTTTCCACCGACTCTCGGTTCCCCAGCGacggcgaccaccaccggcaatcGACGCCGTCGCCTCCCTTGGCGTTCAGCAGTGCGTGAAAAAGAATTTAATCCGTCCCTAAATCGCAGCCAATGGCTCCCCGGATGGAGCCCCAAGTGTCACGTAGTGAAAGCACCTCGCGGAATagtccgaaaaaaaaaatgctttctaATGATGGAAAAAGCCAACCGTAAGTAACAAGCGGTCAAGGACTCGTGGGCAGGGACCCTAATGACGCCTTTCCTTTTTGTTCGGCTGTCACTTGATCCATGTCACTTCtttaatctctctctctcgctcgatcgTTGCGTCCCGCTATGATGCGTAATTTAGCGGATAGGATACTAATTGAACTGTCAAGTGGTTCGCTTGATGTGCGGCAATTTGGGCAAGTTCTCCTGCCCGGTCTTTGTGGCACGGGGCCCAAAACTGGGTCTCGATGATTAACCCAAATGGGGCACTGGAAAGAACCTAATTTGCCGGCGTTTCCATTAAGTTACATCCCGACTTCCTACCGGCGCTCCCGTCGGGTGCCGCGGTTCAACGTGGACCTGGAAGGCTGGCTGCCCCGGAGTGGCCGGTAACAAGACAAATTCGTCGCTATTACGACGGATGGCAGCGAACAAGATTGGCCGCTGGCTGTAATTCGACGCAACACCTGCTACAATGAAGCAACACGCAATTCATTCTCCTTACTGCTCCGACCACGGGGATTTGCTTTGGCCGGATTGGCCGGCTGAGttgggtttcactttcgctggcGAGCGGGGGAACGGGATTTGCAGCTGCAAGATTTACGCATGTAGTGCGGAACAGTCTCCCTCCCGAAAAGCCGTGCCCTTCCGTAAATGGGTCAATTCAGTCCGTAACGTCCCGTCGATTGGCGTCGATTTGCTGGGGGTAAATTCTCGAACCTGAAACCCGTTCGCCGGTTCGCATTTTGTGACGATGTTTTgcaggaaccggaagcagaagcAAAACCGAACAAAGCGCGAACGCAAACACCGATCACAGATCGGGTTCAATTTCCCAAAAAGCCACGGAAAAGCGGCTCTGCGGAATTGTGAGCGAGTAACAGGAGATTTTGACTGGTTCCGGGCTCACATCTCAAGATGACGTGCCGACATGGTTGGTTTAAGTGCTCCTATGGTTTCTTGGGTGTCTGCTTCTTAAATCGACGTGATGATGtgaatattaatttcattaatttcaTGTATTGATTTGGGTTGATTAAATTTTCGATCAAATCATCTGTTATTGAAGAACGATTTTTCTCTGTACAATAAATCGTACATGAATGATAGCCGAAACCAATTCCGATATACTCCAAAACCTCAACCTATTAAACATGGACACGTACAACCGTTCTGGATCTTTgggcaattttgtttttgcttgaACCATTAATCCATCGAGATCCTACGTGCTCCATTGTGTGCTCAATACGGTGCAGAAATTGGTCGAATCATGGTTAATCTAACATAACCCAACTCCGCGAAGATCTCATTTCGGTAATTGGTTTTGCGGCTTTTTCTACTCTGTGGCTCACAACACAACATTCTAACCACAGATTTTCACTGACTTACTTCAGACTGGTATTTTCAGATACGCTTCCTCATCGTGCGTTATGTTCCGGCTGTTACGGGAGAACACGCACGTCTTCCAGACATGTGTTCCGTAATAATTGGTCATTTCGCAAAGGACCGGATGCCTGATATTAGAAAGTTGAGTTCAAACAGAGCCCAAAGAATCCACGGACCTGCACTTGCCCGTAGCATCTTTTCCAGATGAACTAGAAACACAACAAAGACTGGTAAGCCCCAGGCGAATGTGATGgaacaaaaaagtgaaacgatcAGCATCGAAATAATGAACGGAGCGCGTTCCCGATTGCCCACTTCCAGCAATGATCTTCAGTCGATTATCTAATTTGCTCTAATCGATTTACCAGGACCGGCCGCGAGCCGGCCActgcgtgccgtgcgtgcACCCTGCCGCGATTTACGGTTCATTGCCGGTACGCGGTCCCAGGCGAGCcagaaataaaaagaagtaaaataaatacttAAACCAGCATGAAACGCACGAAACAAGAACGAAAAACAGAACAGCGGCTAGCGCGATGGTCAAGAAAAAAGACTGTGAAACTAGCGGAAAAACTACCGGAAAAGGAGGTAAGTAGGTTCCAAAGCCGCAGGCCAGTTGAGCGAGTGGCTCACGAACCGTTTTGGCTGCCACAGTATGATGATGGCACATTCGACGACTATGAGAGTGGCGCTTGCTGTGTTTGTTGAAAGACGTTCCTCTTCGTGCGTTGGAAGCATCTCATTGGAATGATGGATAGGCCAGATGCTTTCGTGTTGGGTTGATGATGGTCCCAGAATCAAACGGACTTGGCAAACACCTCATAAACGAtcacaaaaagcaaacacggATTCAACACGCATTTTATTGAAACCTACAATAAGCTTTAccatgaaaaagaaaaacaatataaGGATGAATTTATTACAGATCGCTCATCAAACGTTGGATGCTTAAAAAATACATTACACCTGGCACAAGCTGGCAACAAAACCAATAAGAGCTAGCTCCGAAATATTTTGGCACCTGTTGCCTCCACGTGCGTACGGCAACAGCCGATATTTAAAGGGCAGAAATCACAaattcaaacaataaaaaacgttTTCCATCTGAATTTTCATAGAAACGTCGGACGAAGAGTCGCCGATCGATTATTATGTCGACTCAGGTAAAAACGCTTAAACCGAAACCTCACGTTcgattgcctacatttaggcgcaaAATTCAGAATCACCCGAAACGTGATTCGAATGCGgtaaatattaggttggggaaaaagtcatagacgttttttgcgtcaatttcaaaactatattaaaCAGATTTTCAATAGTCCGAAGGGACGGTCgagaaatgggtcgatttcgttacgTTTGGCAAAATTCGCAGATAgcaattcgatccatcatgtttttcggTGTCAATTGATGTGACAcacaaacatcgagcttcttcgtgaatccagctttgcgtAAATGACCAAAAACTATTTGATGCTTAATATTTAGCTTCTGGCCAATTCTCTGATTtctaacatgccgatcaacttcaattatttctgtgattttatcgatattttcgATTACAGGTCTGCTGTCTGATGACGAAAAACAATGAGAGCATTTTTTCATGTGTAAAATATCAGCTTTAAATCGAGCCTAAgcttaaaactgtacgatcgatacttcacgagattTCGATCACTATAGGGATCTATCGTGGAAAACGTCCATGACTATTTCCCCAACCTGAACGTAAAAAGGGAAACCCTACACAAAAGCTGTGATTCAGCAGCGAAATCGGCACGGCCAAGCACGTGCCCGCCTTTAATCGTAGGACTGTACTACCATTTAAGAACAAAACAGTGAATAAATCTTCATTCGCCGAAAAACTACGAGAGAATTATCCGCAGCAATGGCTGGCAATGGCAAACGATTGTGGATGAAGTGATCAAAACGTTGCGCATAACACAATAAACTCCAACAATGCGAActttgtaaattaaaaatctGACTGGAATTCGGATCCGTATTTGATTCAGCGTTTGGTACTGATTTGCATAACGCATTTTAAAATCTGAGTACGATTTGCAGCCGTTCGACTGTTCGATTTTGATGCCCGAACAACGCCAAAGGGatcatcatttattttcatttctttattttcgtttggttttggcattttttgaAGAACAATTCAACAACAAGCTTCATCCAGACAGACATTATGGTATGGAACTTATTCTCCTCCGTTTTTGTAGAGAGCCAAtgtaaaaaaacattgaagaaTTGGAATCACCGTCAGTAGCAAGGTACGAAGTCGAGCAACagatatttaattaaaacttacCGGGAACCCTCACGCCCATTTCTCGGTACAACGTTATTGAAATTTCTTGTACTGTTTCCATTCGGTGGCGCCGTATcgggcaacataaaaaccatTAAAGAAATGAAGCACGTAGTACATCGACGCCGCCGAGCGTCGTTTACCGAAACaattgatggaaaatgatTACAAACCGAGATTAAAACCCAAATTCCTCTCAACGAAGGTGACACCGAATCCGGCGACGGGACAACCGGCGAGAAAGTAAACTGGAACCGCCCCAATTTGTGCCACCCAAAAGCATCCCCGAAAACGGTCGGAACGTGGACCGTTatcggtggccgtggcatCTTCTCCTAGGGTCTTAGACCCACTTTTCTGCAGCCTCCGCTTTCGGGCGACTCCTTATCAATTTCCCATCACAGTGCCGGTGCCCTTCAACGGGAGGATCGATATCCAACACCGGAAAGGTGACACCTTGGGGATACACCCTACGCCGAACCCAACGCCAGtgaaaacccaaaccaaacgcTTTCAATGTGGGACCCcattgaaaagcaaaacaaaacaacactttctttttatgctgcaccggTGGGTGAGCAGCATACGCAGACCTCCGCGCGGCTGGCCGAAGACGTGGACAAGTTTCGTCATTAATCCGGAGCGTATCGTCGGGTGCATATTTGATGGCTGCTTTAGGTCGCGCCGGACGGACCCGGTGCACTTGTGCATATTTTGCGGACCACCCGACCGCGTGATAAATGGCCGTTGCGCGTGTCACGGTTGCGATGAGCATTCGACGGTGCGTTTGGTTAGCGACACCGACGCCAAGGCTTTGAACCGGAGCCGGGTGGACGTTTGAAAAATCACCAACACATCACGCGTAATGGTGATTGGAGCGTAATGGCGTTTCCGACCGGCGTGGCTCGGGTAGCGCCGGAAAATCCGCTAATGCTCAGTGGCGTTTCTGAAACCGATCCATCAAATGAACAAACGGCACCCGTACGTATGATTGTGTGCGCACACGGTGCTGACCAAATTAATGAGTCGCTTTATCTGTGGCTGATGGGGCCACTAAAGGTGGGCTTCCTATGGGATAGTCTTTTGTGCTACCGACTTTAATCATTATTTCAAAGTAAAAAGACTAGAACATCAATATTAGATTCGGCCATGATTGATGCCGTACTTTGGGTTGCAGTTTTTATGCTCCTTAATATGTCAATCGTGCAATTTCAATTCGAAATTCCCAATACAAGTAACATTTGCTGTCCGAAAATATATGACTTTAATAGCTATACGAAGAGAATACCTACACACATTAATacagtcaaaatgactggttCAGGTGTGGAAAGAGAATTATATGATACAGACGGTGAATTTCTAGATAGACAAATTTATCCACAAGACAGTACTACTTGAGCGATGAGGAAACTCCCGACAAATACAACACAGATTCCAAACATACGCAAGAGACGATGCATGCGATTCCCTTCCAGTTCTAAAGACAAACGTGGAATTAACTTAATTAATTAACTCAGAAGCAAACTGAAATTGCTTCATACCGAACTATTTGGACAAGAATTGAAGAAGGAGATATTGCTGGTAGATTACCTTTTCAGAGTACTTCATCACAGGTCTATAGCACATACTAAAAGATACATTATGAGCAGGAATGTAAGTAATGCTTTCCAATTACTGATTGACAACCatattttggaatatatacgaaCTTGTACAAACTGGGAAGCCTCTcgagttttggggaaaagcTGGACAATCACGCAACTAAAATTGAAGGCACGAAGGCCAACGAAAGGCCAAATACTGTGATGGTTCAATATTTGTAGAGCAACAAGTGGAGACCACCATTTTTGCCCAGCATTATGAGTGTACGTGATTTTACTGAGATTTGACAATACCTAACAGAAAGATATTGCGCAACAGAAAGAAATATCTAAGAGAAAGACTTTCTGTTTCGAACTTGCTTCAGAATTTCAAACTTCAAGGGAAAAACTCACGCGAAGCTGATATATCAACTAGAATAGCACGGCTTCTGTACGAAAATGGTGTCGAATGGGATATTGAAATAACAAAAAGACTACAAATATTTGCAATACATTTGTAAAAATTGTAGGCGGAAGAAAGCGCGTTCATGGTCTAGATTAGGTCACCCAAGAGCTGAAGAAGTCGTACAAGACAGACGGGGCTGAAATTCGCTAGCTTTATTTAATACCATTTTAAAGTTGTAAGGTTTTGAACAGTTAAAGCAGTCCTGAAACCGTCCCGAAATTGAACAGATAAAGCAGTCCTGTTAAAGCAGCGATactttttcaaaacaaaaattaggtTACTTATTATACTCCATTCTTTTAACGCTTCGCTAAATTTAGGGGTCAAAAGTTTGAAATTTCCAAAAGTTAGTTCGGTTGAGTTAGTTTAAGAAAAATCCACATTCCGCTGGAAgatgcaataaataatttagCTCATCGTGAAATAATCACAAAAAACGAGCCATCCTTACACCGTTGGCACAGCAGATTGccgatttgaataatttctgCAACATAATGGCCTGCCTTAGCGAGCGACCACGTGGACCCGCGGCCCGTCACGTTCGCTGCCCGCGCTCCCCCAACGCCCGGTTCGAAAGGTTGCCCGCCGGCAGCTATTTAGCCCAACGAGAGCATTAATTTGGGCCCccgaaaataaatgattatTAATTATAGATCgtgccggccacggccatccAGCATCCGGCCAACCGGCGTGTCATGTTGGAAAGTTTAAGATGTGCGTCCCACCCAACGCACaccccgcccggcccgaccccAACCCCGAACATTAGGATAATATTGAACGGCGCGACCCTCTCCCAGAACCACCGAGCGCTGGAAGAGACCGGGGATCGCGGGGAAGGTCGCGCAATTGAGTATGCAAATGAGCGGTGGGCCCGCGCCCGCATCGGACGGGACCCCattctcggtcggtcgggccatCGATTTTCGCGGCCaaacgacggccacgacgggtgtcaataaatatttatcgaaATGATGAAATTACAAATTTCTCCGGCCGCCGAACCGAATGGCGCAGAAAGTGGAATGACAACCGACGGCCGGGAGTAAAAGTTTCTCCCTCCCTCCCCGGACacactcgtgtgtgtgtgtgtgtgtgtgtgtgtgtgtgtgggccaccAGTGCTTTATTTGTAGGTCactgtggcggcggtggcgtagTCGACGTCACGCCCGACGGGCCCCGGGAGAGAAAATAAGAATGGGACACCTTTGTGCCGTCCACATTccagcggtggccacggcagcGGAGCGTTGAAATCATCGCCAGCCGTATGTGAAAGTGTTGGCCACCCACTGCACCCCCCCTagcggtggtgggtggcccTCCGACTGCTCGCACCGTGGCACGTGGTTAAGGTCAAGGTCGAAGGATGTTGACTTCGCGCAGGTTCCGGACCTGGCTGGAAGCTTTCGGACTTTGCCGTCGTCTGTTTCCGCATGGCCCGCCGTCCTGCCTGACCCCACCAATGGACACCGTACGGGGGGGGCGGTCCCAGCGCATCTcagaaggaaagaaaagtgaCAGCCGGACGAAAGTGACGTTCGCCGCAGGTGGCGATGGCAGGTGATTGATAATTGATAGTGCAGCGAATCGGTGGCCTCTGGCTACGCCGCCCACCGGCTCACTTCCCCCTGCTCTACCTCCTCCCGAAGACACTAAAAGCTTTTCGCGCCGCCCAAGGAgccgctggcggcggtggcggtcgccGCGGTCGAAGTGGGTTAATTAAaaggtgccgccgccgccggaataAAACACGATTCTTGGCACAGGCACGGCCATCAATCATAGGAATCGTGCGTCCCACGTTGGTCCCTCTCGGGAAATGGCCACCCCGTTTGCGCCTTACTGCTTCCATCGATTCCGTTTGACATTAAAACAATTATCGGCAAAAAATGGCGCTCTCTTTGGCGAGAATTACACGACCGTGGCGTGGAACGCGGAACAAGACGATAAAGTTTACGCTTCACACCAAACTCTCAAATGGATCACGGCGTCCCGAAAAAGCTTTTCCACGGCCATGGACCATGGAGGGACATGATAAATCAAATAACACGCCATTATGGGCGTCCGCTTCCggcgtggtcgtcgtcgtcgttgacgAAACATAATTACTCGCCGTAAATGTCGCCTCCCAAAATTGGCGGCCCCGGGGGTTGTTGGCGTAATGGGTGTGCGCGCGTATGTCAAGGTTAGTCAAACCGTGGCCCCGCGTTTTTCGAGTGCTTGTGCCACCGCGATTTGTTCCAGTTTTACGCCTTTTTAGGGGCGCTTGTTACTGGCGCCAAGCATCAATCTGTGACTGCGCCAAAGAAGCATgggagcgaagaaaaatgcctccattgcgtgtgtgtgtgcgatgaggGATAATTGTGTTCTCCTTTTTCGCTTTTAAACTGTGTTTACAGTGGCCCCCTTTGGACTCCGCGGGGCGAACGATCAGCTGTTTGTCTAGCTTTGCTGAAGTGTAAACAACGCGATCACTAAATGCGCGGGTTATGATGAGGTTCGGCTACGATTCGGTTTGGGCGAAAGTGTCGGAAGGGGCCATCGCTTTCCGCGGAGCCGTTGCTCAGTACCACGCCGCACCTACCGCGGGTTGAGGGTTGTTATTGGAGACCAATTTGGGGTGAATTGAATAAACAGCTTACCGTTTCTGTTGAACGAGGCGATCTCGTAGCTATTGGAATAGACAAAAGGAGGCTAAACTATCGCTCCCCAGAACCGCGCGTTGGTAGAAGCTAATACCACCCACTCGCACGTGTTCACCGATGGTGGAAATCGGAAAGCCGTGCATTgtttttgaacgaaattggaaGCTTTCGTTGGCACCGATTGGGGTCAGTATACAGAGTGTGTTCGATAAATAAcgagatttatttttttaaactattaATGCAGCCATATTTATTGGAAGATACGGGcttcctctttcaaacgcatccaaTTTCGTGCAAATCGGTTTACAGATTATAGAAAAAAGTTATGCTCGTTTATGTGTTAGTAGGTTTAGTACCCGTGTTACAGCTGCTTGAATTCCTGGAATATCGTCAATAAATCAACCTTTGATGGTAAATTTGAGCTTAAGGAATAGGAAATAGTCACATGGTGACAGATCTTGCGAATACGGAGGGTTGTTGTCTTTTTTGGCGGGTTTGTCTTTCGAATGtgttacattacattacatcTTTACTTGTATTACACTCTTCAGTGTAACATCCTAACAGTAAAATTTCCATCCACAGCAAAGATTTAGGGAACTTTTTCCACTAATTCAGTATAAGGTAACCAACGAAAGAGATCTGAAAACAAGTTATTTACTTATTGCATTATTTACTTGATTATGCATACATGACCCATATTCACATAAGAGAGGCTTATAATGGAGAAGGCGCTAAGTACACTAAGTATCACCCAAATGTCCCTTAGCAACAATGAAACGTGTGTATGAACCTTGGACACGCGTCACCTTGGAAACCGGTCAACGAACCAAGTTATGCAGTCGGCGAAAGAGTTCTGAAGGCTCCATAAGGGTTGCCCTCCAATTTTCAGGATTCATAGAACTGGTGACATGCAAACATGTCACAAGTCATAAATGCAGCCCAGTTTATCATTCATCAGCCGATAATCCGGTCAAGAATGGAACATTTCCGGCAATTGATTCTGCTGGATAGTGGGCTAACGTTAACAT
It includes:
- the LOC128270355 gene encoding uncharacterized protein LOC128270355: MKVLLGAVITFGCVLAIGSALSVAKDQKDCGTGEGSLSCHGAKVARHLLKRLARPVKLEEVSVVKLFPGVEIVDVSDGEERERSLNEVTEEDRTVFGRVGKYLQSHEIKINFGQLLKRSDIQDAIRTAFGSLDQDVIADVAEARKKDKGGLGAIMMMGLMMGKLLAALGFGGVGLLALKALGVSMVALLLSAILGLKKLTEQGDHKGRHNDEHFEVHSDDHIQHADRKRRSPKSDVAANLLAYNGWAPIANYKY